Proteins co-encoded in one Sulfurimonas sp. HSL1-2 genomic window:
- a CDS encoding penicillin-binding protein 2 produces the protein MVNVELNKKKKIVILFLLITFAFAVFALVMASKALGERHTPRLYTSATTKAMRGSIVSADGFHIATTRKLYKATVNTRNIDPGKKELFVQLFSIYSGIPVQKIRQKLAKRQGIVVLSYDISPKRAQYLKSLAFELRRLGVFVEYETPSGDTILHGLNVVESGEARVYPYGDLLTPLIGYPRKFEEDGYTRNRGIKGLEKQFDDSLQARRNGYTYAPRDANNYKRLTKESLFTPPLDGYDLQLTIPVTLQIRVERIADAMQAYLGAEEIMVVIMRSDDGKVLSLASSNRFQPTQIKKSDYSSLNTGALEYSFEPGSVLKPLVFSILLEHGKVNPFDIVNGHGGRFKMGRKVITDEHKFHWISAENVIVHSSNIGIAQLAQKLDGDEFVEGLRNFGLTLPTGMDFPYEKHGVLPSVRQLNAEIYKATTSYGYGLRVDLMQLIKAYNVFNNGGKAVVPTVVEQLIDPATGETIALETDDPVQVLTPSTAERMKQILIKTVREGTGTGTITPGLEIGGKTGTAHIAERGRYVNQYNTSFLGFANDTQGHRYTIGVTVIRPKKYHFASLTAVAVNKKVIDMMVREGYLVPDPVVAALEETVTKPQH, from the coding sequence ATGGTCAACGTTGAACTGAACAAAAAGAAAAAGATCGTCATCCTCTTTTTGCTGATCACCTTCGCGTTTGCCGTCTTCGCCCTCGTCATGGCAAGCAAAGCCCTGGGCGAACGCCACACCCCGCGCCTCTACACCTCCGCCACCACCAAAGCGATGCGCGGCAGCATCGTCAGCGCCGACGGCTTCCACATCGCGACGACACGCAAACTCTACAAGGCCACCGTCAACACCCGGAACATCGACCCCGGGAAAAAAGAGCTCTTCGTGCAGCTCTTCTCCATCTACAGCGGCATCCCGGTTCAGAAGATCCGCCAGAAACTCGCCAAGCGCCAGGGCATCGTGGTGCTCAGTTACGACATCTCCCCCAAGCGGGCCCAGTACCTCAAAAGCCTCGCCTTCGAGCTGCGGCGCCTCGGGGTCTTCGTCGAGTATGAAACCCCCTCGGGCGATACGATCCTGCACGGACTGAATGTCGTCGAAAGCGGCGAGGCCCGCGTCTACCCCTACGGCGATCTGCTCACCCCGCTCATCGGCTACCCCCGCAAATTCGAGGAGGACGGCTATACCCGCAACCGCGGCATCAAAGGGCTGGAAAAGCAGTTCGATGACTCGCTGCAGGCGCGCCGCAACGGCTACACTTACGCCCCCCGCGACGCCAACAACTACAAGCGCCTCACCAAGGAGAGCCTCTTCACCCCGCCGCTCGACGGCTACGACCTCCAGCTCACGATTCCCGTCACCCTGCAGATCAGGGTCGAGCGCATCGCCGACGCCATGCAGGCATACCTGGGGGCCGAGGAGATCATGGTGGTGATCATGCGCAGCGACGACGGGAAGGTCCTCTCGCTGGCCAGCTCCAACCGCTTCCAGCCGACCCAGATCAAAAAGAGCGACTACAGCTCCCTCAATACGGGGGCGCTCGAATACAGCTTCGAACCGGGTTCGGTCCTCAAACCCCTCGTCTTCTCCATCCTGCTCGAGCACGGCAAGGTCAACCCCTTCGACATTGTCAACGGGCACGGGGGCCGCTTCAAGATGGGCCGCAAAGTGATCACCGACGAGCACAAATTCCACTGGATCAGCGCCGAGAACGTCATCGTCCACTCCTCGAACATCGGAATCGCCCAGCTGGCCCAGAAGCTCGACGGCGACGAGTTCGTCGAAGGGCTCCGCAATTTCGGTCTGACCCTCCCGACTGGGATGGATTTCCCCTACGAAAAACACGGGGTCCTTCCCAGCGTACGGCAGCTCAACGCCGAGATCTACAAGGCCACCACCTCCTACGGCTACGGTCTGCGCGTCGACCTGATGCAGCTCATCAAGGCCTACAACGTCTTCAACAACGGCGGCAAGGCGGTGGTCCCGACCGTCGTGGAGCAGCTTATCGATCCCGCGACGGGTGAGACCATCGCCCTCGAAACAGACGACCCGGTCCAGGTGCTCACCCCTTCCACGGCGGAGCGGATGAAACAGATCCTTATCAAGACCGTCCGGGAGGGGACCGGGACGGGGACGATCACCCCCGGCCTCGAGATCGGCGGTAAAACGGGGACGGCCCACATCGCAGAGCGGGGACGCTACGTCAACCAGTACAACACCTCCTTCCTCGGCTTCGCCAACGACACGCAGGGGCACCGCTATACGATCGGCGTCACCGTGATCCGGCCGAAAAAATACCATTTCGCGTCGCTGACCGCCGTCGCGGTCAACAAAAAAGTGATCGATATGATGGTGCGGGAGGGGTACCTCGTGCCGGACCCGGTAGTGGCGGCGTTAGAGGAAACAGTGACAAAGCCGCAACATTAA